The Chitinophagales bacterium genome includes a region encoding these proteins:
- the thiH gene encoding 2-iminoacetate synthase ThiH, with the protein MLKSSIINSLNDAFNNNKILIDTFKYILNIENEEYLNKYKAKSYAIKQMRFGNTMQLFAPLYLSNTCKNVCTYCGFSVDNKIARKILNPTEIEVEARVLQQQGFEHILIVTGEDNSEVGLAYLLKAIYILKKYFSIISVEVQPLETEDYIQLKDAGVHTIIVYQETYNKETYLKVHPKGKKRNFEYRLDTPDRIGDAGIHKIGLGILIGLHDNWQNDLIDCALHINYLQKKYWQSRFSISFPRLRPFEGEFEPACTITEFELKKIIIAFRICFPDIDIILSTRERPEFRNEVLELGITTMSAGSKTSPGAYQEQNNLEQFAVNDNRTLAEIVSLLKLNNIEPVFKDWDYCLA; encoded by the coding sequence ATGTTAAAAAGTAGTATTATAAATTCCTTAAATGATGCGTTCAATAACAACAAAATTCTTATTGATACTTTTAAATATATCTTAAATATTGAGAATGAAGAATATCTTAATAAATATAAAGCAAAAAGCTATGCTATAAAACAGATGCGTTTTGGTAATACCATGCAATTGTTTGCTCCTTTATATTTGAGTAATACTTGTAAGAATGTTTGTACTTACTGTGGATTTAGTGTGGATAATAAAATTGCTAGAAAAATATTAAATCCGACAGAAATTGAAGTAGAGGCAAGAGTTTTACAGCAACAAGGTTTTGAACACATACTAATTGTAACTGGTGAAGATAATAGTGAAGTTGGTTTAGCTTATTTATTGAAAGCTATTTATATTTTAAAAAAATATTTCTCTATTATTTCTGTTGAAGTTCAACCTTTAGAAACAGAAGATTATATTCAACTAAAAGATGCTGGTGTACATACTATTATAGTCTATCAAGAAACTTATAATAAAGAAACTTATTTAAAAGTTCATCCGAAAGGAAAAAAAAGAAATTTTGAGTATCGATTAGATACTCCAGATAGAATTGGAGATGCTGGCATTCACAAAATTGGCTTAGGTATTTTAATTGGTTTGCATGATAATTGGCAAAATGATTTAATTGATTGTGCTCTACACATCAACTATCTACAAAAAAAATATTGGCAAAGTAGATTTTCTATTTCTTTTCCTAGACTGAGACCTTTTGAAGGTGAATTTGAACCAGCATGTACAATCACTGAGTTTGAACTAAAAAAAATAATTATTGCTTTTAGAATTTGTTTCCCTGATATAGATATTATTTTGTCTACAAGAGAGCGACCTGAGTTTAGAAACGAAGTACTTGAACTTGGTATTACTACTATGAGTGCTGGTAGTAAGACTTCGCCAGGTGCTTATCAAGAGCAAAATAACTTAGAGCAGTTTGCTGTTAATGATAATCGTACACTAGCAGAAATTGTATCACTACTAAAATTAAATAATATTGAACCAGTTTTTAAAGACTGGGACTATTGTTTGGCTTAA
- a CDS encoding T9SS type A sorting domain-containing protein produces the protein MPLYVNTPISINNLNLEIDSFAEIENQNTISIDKNLINHKDSLASIGNISFDGNQTQTLYGKPITFEKLLLNKTASTLEVNTNIIVEDTLQLNSGIVDLNFRTLNLGTTAYISNETDEHYITGFGSKIITQRSINNPTDDNIGGIGATITSTQNLGLTTIERVNISFTIFGLTSASRNYKITPSNNSSLDATLKLQYLTNELNGLQQSTLAVYQSLDNGSNWSLLSTNLDTLSNTITTTSMNSFKMYTFSDFTATPLPVELISFDAKNIDNQKALLQWQTASEINNDYFEIERASDDLNFTTISEKIFSKGNGSETHNYDFYDMEPLNGINYYRLKQVDLDGSFEYSDIRKVAFNSVNEAIFSSKVFPTVIKRGENLNISTSELQNHTKFLYLFAENGQLLEQVNFNGTTYSYPIDQNLQSGVYFVSLSDGNRPFSTNKIIITE, from the coding sequence TTGCCACTGTATGTAAATACACCAATTTCAATCAATAACCTTAATTTGGAAATTGACTCTTTCGCTGAAATTGAAAATCAAAATACCATAAGTATAGATAAAAATTTAATTAACCATAAAGATAGTTTAGCATCTATTGGCAATATTAGTTTCGATGGTAATCAAACACAAACATTATATGGTAAACCAATTACTTTTGAAAAGCTGTTGCTGAACAAAACAGCTTCTACTTTAGAAGTAAATACTAATATTATTGTAGAAGATACGCTACAATTAAATAGTGGTATTGTTGATTTGAATTTTAGAACTTTAAATTTAGGTACTACTGCTTATATTTCGAATGAAACAGACGAGCATTACATTACTGGTTTTGGTAGTAAAATAATTACACAACGAAGTATTAATAATCCAACAGATGATAATATAGGTGGAATTGGTGCAACAATTACCAGTACTCAAAATTTAGGTTTAACTACTATAGAAAGAGTAAATATTAGTTTCACTATTTTCGGACTAACTTCTGCTAGTAGAAACTATAAAATTACACCAAGTAATAATAGTAGTTTAGATGCAACGCTAAAACTACAATATCTTACTAATGAATTAAATGGATTACAACAATCAACATTAGCAGTTTATCAATCTTTAGATAATGGTTCAAATTGGAGCTTATTAAGTACAAACCTAGATACTTTAAGCAATACAATTACTACTACATCAATGAATAGTTTTAAGATGTATACTTTTTCTGATTTTACAGCAACACCTTTACCAGTAGAATTAATTTCTTTTGATGCTAAGAATATAGACAATCAAAAAGCATTGTTACAATGGCAAACTGCATCAGAAATTAATAATGATTATTTTGAAATAGAAAGAGCATCAGATGATTTGAATTTTACTACAATCTCTGAGAAAATATTTAGTAAAGGAAATGGAAGTGAAACTCATAATTATGATTTTTATGATATGGAACCATTAAATGGAATTAATTATTATCGATTAAAACAAGTAGATTTAGATGGAAGTTTTGAGTATTCAGACATAAGAAAGGTAGCGTTTAACAGTGTAAATGAAGCCATATTCTCTTCAAAAGTGTTTCCTACAGTTATAAAAAGAGGAGAAAATTTAAACATTAGTACATCAGAGCTACAAAATCACACAAAATTTTTATATTTGTTTGCTGAGAATGGACAATTATTAGAGCAGGTTAACTTTAATGGTACTACATATAGTTATCCTATTGATCAAAATTTACAAAGTGGTGTATATTTTGTAAGTTTAAGTGATGGTAATCGACCGTTTTCAACAAATAAAATTATTATAACAGAATAA
- the porQ gene encoding type IX secretion system protein PorQ yields MNQAKYILLLLIALFLSQKTNAQIGGTATFAYLKFPTAARAEALGGGIVPIYNQDNSLAFSNPLLIDSAQHQQIAFSNAFFIDGIKNGNLSYAHYHKKIKTTLLYGVQYVAYGKMESYDMAGNYLGNVKASDINLQVGTAHHWNHLYYGATLKFLISNLAGENAIGIATDIGLAYINQEKNMSACFVFRNAGFQLKQYLKEQSREKLPYQLDFSFSKRFKHLPLTIITTAHNLQTWELRFPYEEQSNNNIFNSNTKNKNTIIDNIFRHVIVGFEIEAGKPVRLRFGYNHLKRRELAPTAKKGFAGINAGLGLNIKQFALDYGFGAYHPAGNDHYLTLRIKLDEFGNKAK; encoded by the coding sequence ATGAACCAAGCGAAGTATATATTATTACTATTAATTGCATTGTTTTTATCACAAAAAACAAATGCACAAATTGGTGGAACTGCTACATTTGCTTATTTAAAATTTCCTACGGCTGCAAGAGCAGAAGCATTAGGTGGTGGCATTGTTCCAATTTACAATCAAGATAATAGTTTGGCATTTAGCAATCCTTTATTAATTGATTCTGCTCAACATCAACAAATTGCTTTTTCTAATGCCTTTTTTATTGATGGTATTAAAAATGGTAATTTGAGTTATGCTCATTATCATAAAAAAATAAAAACTACTTTATTGTATGGTGTACAATATGTTGCTTACGGAAAAATGGAAAGTTATGATATGGCAGGCAATTATCTAGGCAATGTCAAAGCTTCAGATATTAATCTACAAGTTGGCACAGCTCATCATTGGAATCATTTATACTATGGTGCTACGCTTAAATTTTTAATCTCTAATTTAGCTGGAGAAAATGCCATTGGTATTGCAACAGATATTGGTTTAGCATATATCAATCAAGAAAAAAATATGAGTGCTTGTTTTGTTTTTCGCAATGCTGGCTTTCAACTTAAACAATATTTAAAAGAACAGAGCAGAGAAAAATTACCATATCAATTAGATTTTTCTTTTTCTAAACGATTCAAACATTTACCATTAACTATTATTACCACTGCGCATAATTTACAAACTTGGGAATTGCGATTTCCTTACGAGGAACAAAGCAATAATAATATTTTTAATAGCAATACAAAAAATAAAAATACGATTATAGATAATATATTTAGACATGTTATTGTTGGATTTGAAATTGAAGCTGGCAAACCTGTACGACTTCGATTTGGATACAATCATTTAAAAAGAAGAGAGTTAGCACCAACTGCTAAAAAAGGTTTCGCTGGTATTAATGCTGGACTTGGTTTAAATATCAAGCAGTTTGCATTAGATTATGGTTTTGGTGCTTATCATCCTGCAGGAAATGATCACTATTTAACGCTACGAATTAAATTAGATGAATTTGGCAACAAAGCAAAATAA
- a CDS encoding (d)CMP kinase: protein MSNINIAIDGYSACGKSSTAIEVAKLLNYIYIDTGAMYRAVTLYFIENNIDIANSKSIEAALQNIQLKFKNIDKERILLLNNKNVEQKIRQPEVASLVSEVSAISAVRKKMVEQQQLMALQKGVVMDGRDIGSVVLPNAELKFFMTANIDIRTKRRQKELLEKTGKLYDLNEIKENLIHRDNIDSTRADSPLTLVKDAMIIDTSFITLEEQIETIYQKAIQKINEMVA from the coding sequence ATGAGCAACATTAATATTGCAATAGATGGATATTCTGCTTGTGGCAAATCGTCAACAGCAATAGAAGTTGCTAAATTATTAAACTATATATATATAGATACTGGTGCAATGTACAGAGCCGTTACACTTTATTTTATTGAAAACAATATTGATATAGCTAATAGTAAAAGTATTGAAGCTGCATTGCAAAACATACAATTAAAATTTAAAAATATAGATAAAGAAAGAATACTTCTTTTAAATAATAAAAATGTAGAGCAAAAAATTCGTCAACCAGAAGTGGCGAGTTTGGTTTCTGAAGTAAGTGCTATTAGTGCTGTACGAAAAAAAATGGTAGAACAACAACAACTTATGGCACTACAAAAAGGTGTGGTAATGGATGGTAGAGATATTGGTTCTGTGGTATTGCCAAATGCAGAACTCAAATTTTTTATGACTGCCAATATCGATATTAGAACAAAGCGAAGACAAAAAGAACTCTTAGAAAAAACTGGCAAATTATACGACTTAAACGAGATAAAAGAAAACTTAATTCATAGAGATAATATTGATTCCACACGAGCAGACAGTCCGTTAACTTTAGTAAAAGATGCTATGATAATTGATACTTCTTTTATAACTTTAGAAGAACAAATTGAAACCATCTATCAAAAAGCTATTCAAAAAATAAACGAAATGGTAGCATGA
- a CDS encoding fatty acid desaturase → MTDSQKIVQIRKDIAQSYKEIKQQYPILKNQNAIGFAIFSLSVVMIVIASYWYIKGNLSIWILVPFNAFWMSILHELEHDLIHWMYFRKNKLVHNFMLFTVWILRPLTINPWLRRDLHFHHHKYSGTLHDVEERGVTNGEKWNFLRLIKLPDLIFGGLLRSTTIKKDIINEVKAGHITKAQALRFKYISTYAMLPVGIIAHLIWYIFLIHLIVQFANNHFNLNYHSPAFLHQQLIWIQPFVAILVLPNLLRQLCLHFITSNMHYFGDVEPQNILQQTQVLNHPIFLPLQFFCFFFGHTHAIHHFVVNETFYIRHITRKRAHESMKKNGVRFNDLGTFKRANRYQIKTVTV, encoded by the coding sequence ATGACCGACAGTCAGAAAATAGTACAAATTAGAAAAGATATTGCTCAATCTTACAAAGAAATCAAGCAACAATATCCTATATTAAAAAATCAAAATGCTATTGGATTTGCTATATTTTCATTATCTGTTGTAATGATAGTTATAGCATCTTATTGGTATATAAAAGGCAATCTATCTATTTGGATATTAGTACCATTCAATGCCTTTTGGATGTCTATTTTACACGAATTAGAACACGATTTAATTCATTGGATGTACTTTAGAAAAAACAAACTCGTACATAATTTTATGTTGTTTACCGTTTGGATTTTAAGACCATTAACTATTAATCCTTGGTTGCGAAGAGATTTACATTTTCATCATCATAAATATTCTGGCACACTTCACGATGTAGAAGAAAGAGGCGTTACCAATGGCGAAAAATGGAACTTTTTACGATTGATAAAACTACCAGATTTAATTTTCGGTGGATTATTGCGTTCTACAACTATTAAAAAAGATATTATTAATGAAGTAAAAGCAGGACACATTACTAAAGCACAAGCACTACGATTTAAATACATCAGCACTTACGCTATGTTGCCAGTAGGAATTATAGCACATTTAATTTGGTATATTTTTTTAATACATTTGATTGTACAATTCGCCAACAACCATTTCAATTTAAATTATCATAGTCCAGCTTTTTTACACCAACAACTCATTTGGATACAACCATTTGTAGCTATTTTAGTATTGCCTAATTTACTACGACAATTGTGCTTACATTTTATTACTTCAAACATGCATTACTTTGGAGATGTAGAACCACAAAACATTCTACAACAAACACAAGTGTTAAACCATCCAATATTTTTGCCACTACAATTCTTTTGTTTCTTTTTCGGACATACACATGCTATACATCATTTTGTAGTAAACGAAACATTTTATATACGACACATCACCAGAAAAAGAGCACACGAAAGCATGAAAAAAAACGGTGTTCGTTTTAACGATTTAGGTACATTTAAAAGAGCCAATCGTTATCAAATAAAGACAGTAACTGTGTAG
- the rpsA gene encoding 30S ribosomal protein S1 yields MSKFDEVIEKSQKVAEEIGANLSKEFLTAVAKGLGPSIYNADAEKVSSSDKEELNRVKTNFLIGKLGLEDSPALDEAIAEVVETFGSGHRNKLRVVFYALLAEKFGKQDIYLTSDEATEEVEDANDDDVVETDTEVVVLEGDDDDDVVIVTKAKVETNDDEDGDDNYENEIQASREEKAKAFDWSQSKYGANQYTDAQKADLEKLYDNTLNQIENGEIIKAIVTNITDADVILNVGFKSDGMIPLSEFKDLEDLKAGDEVDVYVENKENKKGHLVLSRRKAKLTRAWESIKDANRDETIVKGKVVSKTKGGLIVNLFGMETFLPGSQIDVKPITDYDQYVGKTMEFKVVKVNEAIKNAVVSHKALIESDMESQRLEIIGKLEKGQVLEGTIKNITDFGAFIDLGGVDGLLYITDISWGRINHPNEVLEMDQKIQVVVIDYDDNKKRISLGLKQLQPHPWDDLTTEIEVGNTVKGKIVNIEDYGAFLEITPGVEGLIHVSEVNWSNQPINSRDFFKLGDEFEAKVVTLDKDERKMSLSLKQLTEDPWTAIGEKYAVGSKHKGIVKNITPYGVFVELDDIVGGMVHISDLSWTKRYNHPNEFTTIGNELDVVVLEIDVENKKIVLGHKQLEEDPWDTFEGLFPVGSTHEATVLKREDKGAIVQLPYGIEAFAPTRHIKKEDGKLAEVDETLEFKILEFDRDDKRIIVSHTRVSEDNKLEDKKKASDEKKKEGKRTKDAVKKVNSNVEKSTLGDLDALSDLKAQMLEDSKKDK; encoded by the coding sequence ATGAGCAAATTTGATGAAGTGATTGAGAAATCACAAAAAGTAGCCGAAGAAATCGGTGCAAATCTTAGCAAAGAATTTTTAACAGCAGTAGCAAAAGGATTAGGTCCTTCTATCTACAACGCAGACGCAGAAAAAGTTTCTTCTAGCGATAAAGAAGAACTCAATCGCGTAAAAACAAATTTTTTAATTGGTAAACTTGGCTTGGAAGATAGTCCAGCTTTAGATGAAGCCATTGCTGAAGTAGTAGAAACTTTTGGTTCTGGACACAGAAACAAACTAAGAGTAGTATTCTATGCTTTACTAGCAGAAAAATTTGGTAAACAAGACATTTATTTAACTTCTGATGAAGCTACTGAAGAAGTTGAAGATGCAAACGACGATGATGTAGTGGAAACAGACACAGAAGTAGTTGTTTTAGAAGGCGATGACGACGATGATGTTGTTATTGTAACTAAAGCTAAAGTTGAAACCAATGACGATGAAGATGGTGACGACAACTACGAAAACGAAATTCAAGCATCTAGAGAAGAAAAAGCTAAAGCATTTGATTGGTCGCAAAGTAAATACGGTGCTAACCAATATACAGATGCTCAAAAAGCAGACTTAGAAAAACTATACGACAACACGCTAAACCAAATTGAAAACGGAGAAATTATTAAAGCAATAGTTACTAATATAACAGATGCTGATGTAATTTTAAATGTTGGCTTTAAGAGCGATGGTATGATTCCATTAAGCGAATTTAAAGACTTAGAAGATTTAAAAGCTGGCGATGAAGTTGATGTATATGTAGAAAACAAAGAGAACAAAAAAGGACACTTAGTACTTTCTAGAAGAAAAGCAAAATTAACTAGAGCTTGGGAATCTATTAAAGATGCTAACAGAGATGAAACTATTGTAAAAGGTAAAGTAGTAAGCAAAACAAAAGGTGGTTTAATTGTAAACCTTTTTGGAATGGAAACTTTCTTACCAGGTTCTCAAATTGATGTTAAACCAATTACAGACTACGATCAATATGTAGGAAAAACAATGGAGTTTAAAGTAGTGAAAGTTAATGAAGCTATTAAAAATGCCGTAGTTTCTCACAAAGCATTAATTGAGTCTGATATGGAATCTCAAAGACTAGAAATTATTGGCAAATTAGAGAAAGGTCAAGTATTAGAAGGTACTATCAAAAACATTACTGACTTCGGTGCATTCATCGATTTAGGTGGTGTTGATGGTTTATTATACATTACTGATATTTCTTGGGGAAGAATCAATCATCCAAATGAAGTATTAGAAATGGATCAAAAAATTCAAGTAGTTGTTATTGATTATGATGATAACAAGAAAAGAATTTCACTTGGTTTAAAACAATTACAACCACATCCTTGGGACGATTTAACTACCGAAATTGAAGTAGGCAATACTGTTAAAGGTAAAATTGTAAACATAGAAGACTATGGTGCTTTCTTGGAAATTACACCAGGTGTTGAAGGTTTAATCCATGTATCTGAAGTAAACTGGAGCAATCAACCAATTAACTCTAGAGATTTCTTTAAGTTAGGCGATGAGTTTGAAGCTAAAGTGGTAACATTAGACAAAGACGAAAGAAAAATGTCTTTAAGCTTAAAACAATTAACTGAAGATCCTTGGACTGCAATTGGCGAAAAATATGCTGTTGGTTCTAAACACAAAGGTATCGTTAAAAACATTACACCTTATGGCGTATTTGTAGAATTAGATGATATTGTTGGTGGTATGGTTCATATTAGTGATTTATCTTGGACGAAAAGATACAATCATCCAAACGAGTTTACTACAATTGGTAACGAGTTAGATGTTGTAGTTCTAGAAATAGATGTAGAAAACAAGAAAATTGTTCTTGGACACAAACAACTAGAAGAAGATCCTTGGGATACTTTTGAAGGATTATTCCCAGTTGGTTCTACACACGAAGCTACTGTACTTAAAAGAGAAGACAAAGGTGCTATTGTTCAGTTACCATACGGAATTGAAGCATTTGCTCCAACGCGTCACATCAAAAAAGAAGATGGTAAGTTAGCAGAAGTAGACGAAACACTAGAGTTTAAAATCTTAGAATTTGATAGAGATGATAAACGCATTATTGTTTCTCATACAAGAGTTAGTGAAGACAACAAGCTAGAAGACAAGAAAAAAGCTAGCGATGAGAAGAAAAAAGAAGGTAAACGCACTAAAGATGCTGTGAAGAAAGTAAACAGCAATGTAGAAAAATCTACACTAGGAGATTTAGATGCTTTATCTGATTTAAAAGCTCAGATGTTAGAAGATTCTAAAAAAGACAAATAA
- a CDS encoding IS110 family transposase codes for MSKVIGIDISKQTFDVALLDSKTGKWQHHVLENNKLGFKRLCKFISEQSHVVMEASGSYYLQLALYLEMNNIKVSVVNPLVIRRYSQMKLQRAKTDKKDAQTIAMYGIEQNPELWQSQDKEVMELKQLYSTIELLSKQVSQTQHQLEAHTSSGILSSSLKQELNQHIKTLKRRKEKLETRFRLLSEQTYGDTLERLATIPGIGKKTAVMLTVITNNFKKFDNYRQLIAYVGLSPRKYESGTSVRGRGHICKMGQSQIRKLLYMCSWSAKKLNKACIAMYERLIAKGKAERVVKIAIANKLLKQAFAIAKNKEVYNENFMQKVCF; via the coding sequence ATGAGTAAAGTTATAGGAATTGACATTAGTAAACAAACATTTGATGTAGCATTATTAGACAGCAAAACTGGTAAATGGCAACATCATGTATTAGAAAACAACAAACTTGGATTTAAAAGGTTATGTAAGTTTATTTCAGAACAGAGTCATGTCGTAATGGAAGCAAGTGGCAGTTATTATCTACAATTAGCTTTGTATTTAGAAATGAATAATATAAAAGTAAGTGTAGTAAATCCTTTGGTTATAAGAAGATACAGTCAAATGAAACTTCAAAGAGCAAAGACAGATAAGAAAGACGCACAAACCATAGCAATGTATGGTATAGAACAAAATCCAGAGTTATGGCAATCTCAAGATAAAGAAGTAATGGAGTTAAAACAACTATATTCCACAATAGAGTTATTAAGTAAACAAGTAAGTCAGACACAACATCAGTTAGAAGCACATACGAGCAGTGGTATACTAAGTTCATCATTAAAGCAAGAACTAAATCAACATATAAAAACCCTAAAAAGAAGAAAAGAAAAATTAGAAACAAGATTTAGATTATTATCAGAACAAACATACGGAGACACTCTAGAGCGTTTAGCAACAATACCAGGTATAGGTAAAAAAACAGCCGTCATGTTAACTGTAATTACCAATAATTTTAAAAAATTTGATAATTATAGACAGTTAATTGCATATGTAGGACTAAGTCCGAGAAAGTATGAATCAGGAACAAGTGTGCGAGGCAGAGGACATATTTGTAAAATGGGACAATCGCAAATAAGGAAGTTATTGTATATGTGTAGTTGGTCAGCCAAGAAACTAAATAAAGCATGTATAGCAATGTATGAAAGATTAATTGCCAAAGGCAAAGCAGAAAGAGTAGTAAAAATAGCAATAGCTAATAAGTTATTAAAACAAGCCTTTGCAATAGCAAAAAATAAAGAAGTATATAATGAAAATTTTATGCAAAAAGTTTGTTTTTAA
- a CDS encoding alpha/beta fold hydrolase, which produces MSAATVEIKNIIYTNNDNSTNELTVFSKNNDSSIVFLILSAMGIAAKYYDTLARHIATQNYIAITTDYKGIGKSSIRPSTKVNYSYTNIVNDDLNNAIITIQKEFANKKIIVIGHSLGGQMACLHAAKYSNAIAGIILCTSCSVYYKGWIEHNQYAILAKTQFVGLVARLLGYFPGKKIGFGGLEAKSVMVDWSNQARTGNYILLNDDFNYEEHLQKVSIPIMAISLAVDDFSPKKAVDYLLDKMPNAKSREHIHLLPNDANNDDYNHFNWPKKPSKIFYLMENWIKQNF; this is translated from the coding sequence ATGTCAGCAGCAACAGTAGAAATAAAAAATATAATTTATACAAATAATGATAATTCTACTAATGAGTTAACTGTTTTTTCTAAAAACAATGATAGTTCAATTGTATTTTTGATATTGAGTGCAATGGGAATTGCTGCTAAATACTACGATACACTAGCAAGACATATTGCTACACAAAATTACATTGCCATTACTACAGATTATAAAGGAATAGGCAAGTCATCAATACGACCATCTACAAAAGTAAATTATAGTTATACTAATATTGTAAATGATGATTTAAATAATGCTATTATCACCATTCAGAAAGAATTTGCTAATAAAAAAATAATTGTTATTGGTCATAGTTTAGGTGGACAAATGGCTTGTTTACATGCAGCGAAATATTCAAATGCCATAGCTGGAATTATTTTGTGTACTAGTTGTTCGGTGTATTACAAAGGTTGGATAGAACACAATCAGTATGCTATTTTAGCGAAAACACAATTTGTAGGTTTAGTGGCTAGATTGCTAGGATATTTTCCTGGTAAAAAAATTGGCTTTGGTGGTTTAGAAGCCAAAAGTGTAATGGTAGATTGGAGCAATCAAGCGAGAACAGGAAACTATATTTTGCTAAATGACGATTTTAATTACGAAGAGCATCTACAAAAAGTAAGTATTCCAATAATGGCAATTTCATTAGCAGTAGATGATTTTTCACCTAAAAAAGCAGTAGACTACTTACTAGACAAAATGCCAAATGCTAAATCTAGAGAGCATATACATTTATTGCCAAACGATGCGAATAATGATGATTACAATCATTTTAATTGGCCCAAAAAACCAAGCAAAATATTTTATTTAATGGAAAACTGGATCAAGCAAAATTTTTGA
- a CDS encoding glycoside hydrolase family 3 protein → MKYIVPICLLVAIVVGIFKNLKAQKLFQDEVEIVNDNFKQSNFDLSDFYSNNPYLDKQVEEKYQSLTTKQKAAQIIMYAVSSTDATYTYSTTLKLLQDTIIDNVIFLKGDINIIKKQIDLFNEINKDINKLYACDCEPYLFNMKYFNTPKVPKTNLLNTNDDVINAATTIAETLLQTGITVNFAPVIDNNKNTSVISGRAFSNDTAIILEKSKLFIDVTQGSNIATSIKHFPGHGSVVGDSHKNLVYINGKMEEVATFKSSLQEANPIFVMVGHIAVKNNEAYNTNNLPSTISKNIVTGLLKDKLNFKGIAITDAMNMLGVATIPNADFKALEAGNDIILMPSNPRKLSTQIVATLQQNNDLSQQIEASIKKVIRLKICQQQQ, encoded by the coding sequence ATGAAATACATCGTTCCTATATGCTTACTAGTTGCTATTGTTGTAGGTATATTTAAGAATTTAAAAGCACAGAAACTGTTTCAAGATGAAGTTGAAATCGTAAACGATAACTTCAAACAAAGCAATTTCGACTTAAGCGATTTTTATTCCAACAATCCGTACTTAGACAAACAAGTGGAGGAAAAATATCAATCGCTAACTACAAAACAAAAAGCAGCACAAATTATTATGTATGCAGTTAGCAGTACAGATGCTACTTATACCTATAGTACTACACTTAAACTACTACAAGATACAATTATAGACAATGTAATTTTCTTAAAAGGCGATATTAATATTATAAAAAAACAAATCGATTTATTTAATGAAATAAATAAAGATATTAATAAGTTATATGCTTGTGATTGCGAACCGTATTTGTTTAACATGAAGTACTTTAATACACCTAAAGTGCCAAAAACGAATTTATTAAACACTAATGACGATGTGATTAATGCAGCTACTACTATTGCAGAAACATTACTACAAACAGGAATTACTGTCAACTTTGCACCAGTGATAGACAATAATAAAAATACATCAGTGATTAGTGGTCGTGCATTTTCAAACGATACAGCTATTATATTAGAAAAATCTAAATTGTTTATTGATGTAACACAAGGAAGCAATATTGCAACAAGCATTAAACACTTTCCAGGTCATGGTAGCGTAGTTGGCGATTCGCATAAAAACTTAGTCTATATTAATGGAAAAATGGAAGAAGTAGCTACTTTTAAAAGCAGTTTACAAGAAGCCAATCCAATTTTTGTAATGGTTGGACATATTGCAGTTAAAAATAATGAAGCGTATAATACCAATAATTTACCATCAACTATTTCTAAAAATATAGTGACTGGTTTATTGAAAGACAAATTGAATTTTAAAGGAATTGCCATTACAGATGCAATGAATATGCTAGGCGTAGCAACTATTCCAAATGCAGATTTTAAAGCATTAGAAGCAGGAAACGACATCATTTTAATGCCAAGTAATCCAAGAAAATTATCTACTCAAATTGTAGCAACACTTCAGCAAAACAACGACTTAAGTCAACAAATAGAAGCGTCTATAAAAAAAGTAATCCGACTAAAAATATGTCAGCAGCAACAGTAG